The Flavobacterium marginilacus genome window below encodes:
- a CDS encoding glycine--tRNA ligase — MAKQEDLFKNVVSHAKEYGFIFPSSEVYDGLSAVYDYAQNGVELKKNIREYWWKSMVQMNENIVGLDAAILMHPTTWKASGHVDAFNDPLIDNKDSKKRYRADTLVEDYAEKLNQKAVKEIEKAKARFGDAFNEQEFITTNARVVEYLSKKKEILERLAKGMSEDLQDVKALIEELEIADPETGSRNWTDVKQFNLMFGTKLGASADSAMDLYLRPETAQGIFVNFLNVQKSGRMKVPFGIAQTGKAFRNEIVARQFIFRMREFEQMEMQFFVRPGEEMQWYEHWKTTRLNWHLSLGLGKENYRFHDHEKLAHYANAAADIEFNFPFGFKELEGIHSRTDFDLKAHEQYSGRKLQYFDPELNENYVPYVVETSVGLDRMFLAIFSTSLKEETLEDGSTRTVLKLPAVLAPTKAAVLPLIKRDGLPEISKKIIDDLKWDFNVSYDEKDAVGRRYRRQDALGTPFCITVDHQTIEDQTVTIRHRDTMKQDRVAISELKSIIENEVSMKNWLMKM; from the coding sequence CGAATATTGGTGGAAATCGATGGTTCAAATGAATGAGAACATCGTAGGACTGGACGCGGCTATATTGATGCATCCAACAACTTGGAAGGCATCTGGTCACGTGGACGCTTTCAATGACCCATTGATAGACAACAAAGATTCTAAAAAAAGATATAGAGCTGATACTTTAGTCGAAGATTATGCTGAAAAGTTAAATCAGAAGGCTGTAAAAGAAATTGAAAAAGCAAAGGCTCGTTTTGGAGACGCTTTCAATGAGCAGGAATTTATTACCACAAATGCACGTGTTGTAGAATATCTTTCTAAGAAAAAAGAAATTCTGGAAAGACTTGCAAAAGGTATGAGCGAAGATTTACAGGATGTAAAAGCTTTAATCGAAGAATTAGAGATTGCTGATCCTGAAACCGGTTCAAGAAACTGGACTGATGTAAAGCAATTCAACTTGATGTTCGGAACCAAATTAGGAGCTTCTGCAGATTCTGCAATGGATCTGTATTTACGTCCGGAAACGGCTCAGGGGATTTTTGTAAACTTCTTGAATGTTCAAAAATCTGGCCGTATGAAAGTTCCTTTTGGAATTGCACAGACTGGAAAAGCGTTTAGAAACGAGATTGTAGCAAGACAGTTCATCTTCCGTATGCGTGAGTTTGAACAAATGGAAATGCAGTTTTTTGTGCGTCCAGGCGAAGAAATGCAATGGTACGAGCACTGGAAAACCACTCGTTTGAACTGGCATTTATCCCTAGGTTTAGGAAAAGAAAACTATCGTTTTCATGATCACGAAAAATTAGCGCACTATGCAAACGCTGCAGCTGATATTGAATTTAATTTTCCTTTTGGTTTCAAAGAATTAGAAGGTATTCACTCTCGTACAGATTTTGATTTAAAAGCGCATGAACAATATTCAGGAAGAAAACTTCAGTATTTTGACCCTGAACTGAATGAAAACTATGTTCCTTATGTAGTGGAAACTTCGGTAGGACTGGACAGAATGTTCTTGGCGATTTTCTCTACTTCATTAAAAGAAGAAACATTGGAAGACGGTTCGACTAGAACAGTTTTAAAATTACCAGCAGTTTTAGCTCCAACAAAAGCAGCTGTCTTGCCATTAATTAAAAGAGACGGATTACCTGAAATTTCCAAAAAAATCATCGATGATTTAAAATGGGATTTCAATGTGTCTTATGATGAAAAAGATGCTGTGGGAAGACGTTACAGAAGACAAGATGCTTTAGGAACTCCTTTCTGTATCACAGTAGATCACCAGACTATCGAAGATCAGACTGTTACTATCCGCCATAGAGATACAATGAAACAAGACCGCGTAGCGATCTCTGAATTAAAATCAATTATCGAAAATGAAGTTTCGATGAAAAACTGGTTAATGAAAATGTAA
- a CDS encoding LytR/AlgR family response regulator transcription factor, with protein sequence MNYTYIIIDDDPESVLRTKAIASEFSELSFLASTDNYADGVNLILEHMPRLIFLEIDPNDKSSNLSLQLINGLLMYLKELPKIVITTKKKDFAFDCIKYEVVDYLLKPLLVIDFVKLVHKLNKINTENEIVLVQNPSSQEKQNLEKIESRNSKKSFILCVKSYGDHRYIDSDEICYFQADNNSTDIHLKNGEMVTAFKTLKHFESVLTNPFVRIHNSYIVNRNFISRIHTGNSLCYIKKTTIKLPFSKSYKSNIDFIISEFANENYIET encoded by the coding sequence ATGAATTACACCTACATTATTATTGATGACGATCCGGAAAGCGTTTTGAGAACAAAGGCAATTGCCAGCGAATTTTCAGAATTAAGTTTTCTTGCCTCCACTGATAATTATGCAGACGGCGTGAATCTAATTCTAGAACATATGCCAAGGCTCATATTTTTAGAAATAGATCCTAATGACAAGAGCAGTAATTTATCATTACAATTAATAAACGGATTATTAATGTATTTGAAAGAATTACCAAAAATTGTTATTACAACCAAGAAAAAGGATTTTGCTTTTGACTGCATAAAATATGAAGTTGTAGATTATTTATTAAAACCATTATTAGTAATTGATTTTGTAAAATTGGTTCATAAACTGAATAAAATAAACACAGAAAACGAAATAGTTCTTGTTCAGAACCCAAGTTCTCAGGAAAAACAGAATCTGGAAAAAATTGAATCTAGGAATAGTAAAAAATCATTCATCTTATGTGTCAAATCATATGGCGATCACAGATACATTGATTCTGATGAAATCTGCTATTTTCAAGCCGATAATAATTCTACAGATATCCATTTAAAAAATGGGGAAATGGTAACGGCTTTCAAAACGCTGAAACATTTTGAAAGTGTATTGACAAACCCTTTCGTTCGAATCCATAATAGTTATATAGTAAACCGTAATTTTATTTCTAGAATCCATACAGGAAACTCTTTGTGTTATATAAAAAAAACTACGATAAAACTTCCTTTTTCTAAGTCATACAAAAGCAATATTGACTTTATAATTAGTGAATTTGCAAATGAAAATTATATAGAAACTTAA
- a CDS encoding tetratricopeptide repeat-containing sensor histidine kinase yields the protein MKKFYSILLFFLIILIGCTNRNKSKQNSISSNDSLSSYLLLANDFQLSYESKQKYNRKAFEIIINQKDDSINKVYLFKIANRYYNMSDWEGYFRTSKLILERSKNSHDTVNIAKAYTYLGDYYVSKSVSDSAFYCYFKAEKLYILLNDNYNLAKTQISKANLRYHENDIFDSEITVFKALKSLKEIKANDLLYESYNLLGILYNEREEYNKALEFHRKALATLIDQSIPAEFQSKATSLNNMGYVYLNLKNYKLAKSNFEEALKQKNLFIEKTTLYAMLLDNLAYAKFKLKEKKELPDLFYKALKIRDSLNITSGIIINKTHLSEYYAFQKDTLKAIQYAKQALALSRSTKRLRSILETLKQMGVVDPKNASTYSKEYILINDRLQKIERKIGEKFTRIEYETDEIKVENTNLEGQNKKLLLFFGGFVILALLLYVINNQKVKQRELLFIQQQQQANAEIYNLLINQQNTIEKNNIKEKKRVARELHDGVLGRMFGVRINLDGLNKLKDDSGIEMRLNYLTELKNIEQDIREISHNLNREKSELINNFVAIVTNLFEEQKKTFSTKFLAHVDPSIKWDSIDNIVKINIYRILQESLQNCNKYANATKIKVEFRKQNDNLVLKISDDGLGYNVNRTKKGIGLQNIKTRTIECEGTLEIKSKKGEGTSITIIIPIKETQKTTA from the coding sequence TTGAAAAAATTTTATTCCATATTATTATTTTTTTTAATTATTCTCATTGGCTGTACTAATAGAAATAAATCCAAACAAAATAGTATATCTTCCAATGATAGCCTATCTTCATATCTATTATTAGCCAATGATTTTCAATTATCGTATGAGTCCAAACAAAAATACAATCGTAAAGCTTTTGAAATAATAATTAATCAAAAAGACGATTCTATTAACAAGGTTTACCTTTTCAAAATAGCAAATCGCTACTATAATATGAGCGATTGGGAAGGATATTTTAGAACTTCCAAACTTATTTTGGAACGTTCTAAAAACAGTCACGATACCGTCAATATTGCTAAAGCATATACTTATCTTGGGGACTATTACGTCTCAAAATCCGTCTCAGACAGCGCTTTTTACTGTTATTTTAAAGCTGAAAAATTATATATTCTACTCAATGACAATTATAATTTAGCTAAAACACAAATAAGTAAAGCAAACTTAAGATATCATGAAAATGACATTTTTGACAGTGAAATTACTGTTTTTAAAGCTTTAAAGAGTTTAAAAGAAATAAAGGCCAATGATTTGTTATATGAATCCTATAATCTTTTGGGTATTTTATACAATGAACGTGAAGAATATAATAAAGCACTTGAATTTCACCGCAAGGCTTTGGCTACTTTAATAGATCAATCCATACCAGCTGAATTTCAATCCAAGGCAACTTCATTAAACAATATGGGGTATGTCTATTTGAATTTAAAAAATTACAAACTGGCAAAAAGTAATTTTGAAGAGGCCCTAAAACAAAAAAACCTATTTATAGAAAAAACAACTTTGTATGCCATGTTGCTGGACAATTTGGCTTATGCCAAATTTAAACTGAAAGAGAAAAAAGAACTTCCTGATTTATTTTACAAAGCGCTTAAAATTCGAGATAGTTTGAATATTACCTCGGGGATTATTATCAATAAAACACACTTGTCAGAGTACTACGCATTTCAAAAAGATACTTTAAAAGCAATTCAATATGCAAAACAAGCACTTGCTCTATCACGCAGTACCAAGCGATTGAGAAGCATACTTGAAACTCTTAAACAAATGGGAGTGGTAGATCCAAAAAATGCTTCAACATATTCTAAAGAATACATTCTTATTAATGACCGTCTGCAAAAAATAGAACGAAAAATTGGCGAAAAATTCACGCGTATAGAGTATGAAACAGATGAAATTAAAGTAGAAAACACAAATCTGGAAGGTCAAAACAAAAAACTTTTGTTATTTTTTGGAGGTTTTGTTATTTTAGCATTATTGCTTTATGTAATTAATAATCAAAAAGTTAAACAAAGAGAATTACTATTTATACAGCAGCAGCAGCAGGCAAATGCTGAAATATATAATCTATTAATCAATCAGCAGAATACTATTGAAAAAAACAATATCAAAGAAAAGAAAAGAGTAGCAAGGGAATTACACGATGGAGTTCTTGGCAGGATGTTTGGGGTTCGTATCAATTTAGATGGTTTAAATAAACTAAAAGATGACTCAGGAATCGAAATGAGGCTAAATTATTTAACCGAGCTAAAAAATATCGAGCAGGATATCCGCGAAATTTCTCATAATCTAAATAGAGAAAAATCAGAATTAATTAATAACTTCGTAGCAATAGTAACTAATTTATTTGAAGAACAGAAAAAAACATTTTCAACAAAATTTCTGGCCCATGTAGATCCATCTATAAAGTGGGATTCTATCGACAATATTGTAAAGATTAATATATATCGAATTCTTCAGGAATCGCTTCAAAATTGTAATAAATATGCCAATGCAACAAAGATAAAAGTAGAATTTAGAAAACAGAATGATAATTTAGTTTTAAAGATTAGTGATGACGGGTTAGGATACAACGTCAACCGTACAAAGAAAGGAATAGGTCTCCAAAATATAAAAACGAGAACTATAGAATGCGAAGGGACCCTCGAAATAAAATCAAAAAAAGGAGAAGGAACTTCTATAACAATAATAATTCCAATCAAAGAAACACAAAAAACCACTGCATAA
- a CDS encoding DUF3575 domain-containing protein: protein MNTKILILLLLTISFSGYCQEKEPVSFNRNELKINAVMLIAGAFEVTYERLLNDESGVGLALFTRFDKDIDVKFSATPYYRFYFGKKPASGFFVEGFGMLNAYEMEGYNVYDFSTGVSTMSFPDKVVTDFALGFGLGGKWVTKKGFVFELNIGVGRNLFNSSNDNNDGYYDDDYQIVGRGGFSMGYRF from the coding sequence ATGAATACTAAGATTTTAATTTTGCTGCTTTTGACAATAAGTTTCAGTGGTTACTGCCAGGAAAAAGAACCAGTTTCTTTTAATAGAAATGAATTAAAAATTAATGCCGTAATGTTAATTGCAGGTGCATTTGAGGTTACTTATGAGCGATTGCTGAATGATGAGTCCGGAGTGGGATTAGCTTTATTTACACGTTTTGATAAGGATATCGATGTTAAGTTTAGTGCTACGCCTTATTATCGATTTTATTTTGGAAAAAAACCTGCATCAGGATTTTTTGTTGAAGGATTTGGGATGCTTAATGCTTATGAGATGGAAGGTTATAATGTGTACGATTTTAGCACAGGAGTGTCTACGATGAGCTTCCCAGATAAGGTAGTTACTGATTTTGCTCTAGGATTTGGTTTAGGCGGTAAATGGGTGACTAAAAAAGGTTTTGTATTTGAACTAAATATAGGTGTTGGAAGAAATTTATTTAATAGTTCAAACGACAATAATGATGGTTATTATGATGATGATTATCAGATAGTAGGACGCGGTGGTTTTTCTATGGGATACCGATTTTAA